From one Branchiostoma floridae strain S238N-H82 chromosome 3, Bfl_VNyyK, whole genome shotgun sequence genomic stretch:
- the LOC118410757 gene encoding kelch-like protein 24 → MDTIPTAAQRPKPSLDVCHDTHSTALLQGLQELQSENLLVDVVLCVSEKEILCYRNLLAACCGYFRAMFCNGHRENKEHKVTIHEASDSIVQLLVDYAYTSKVTITEDNAVDLLEGASFFQFQPVIRDACTKFLCDTLCVTNCLERLNVGNMLMNHHLESTPLSYVMKEFSAASQTPDFLDLTKELLITLISSDDLDAPEETVFMAVMKWINHDTRKRKKEMRELMELVRFPWMDKMYFIQKVQTDKTLRKCCPDIVSETLKYQAYPGEVQSPRTHPRHASGLREAIVVIGGTETLGSEVGNRTVDSNDILMTHSSTPSNTTWVSMTTMKTSDDFGFAVAVLGTSDIMVSGGELQCRDVWLYQAGLDCWSNLAPMNTARCCHKLAVLQGKVYAIGGRISLSPRRVTAAVEVYDRSLNKWAEGVPLPQPRLDHAAAVLDGNIYVIGGIGAD, encoded by the coding sequence ATGGATACGATACCAACAGCAGCGCAGAGGCCAAAGCCGTCACTTGACGTTTGCCATGACACACACTCAACCGCCCTCTTGCAGGGTTTGCAGGAACTGCAGTCGGAGAACCTGctggtagacgtcgtccttTGTGTCTCTGAGAAAGAAATCCTATGCTACAGAAATTTACTCGCTGCTTGTTGTGGATATTTTCGCGCAATGTTCTGCAATGGACATCGTGAGAACAAGGAGCATAAGGTAACCATTCACGAGGCCAGTGACAGCATTGTGCAGCTTCTTGTAGACTACGCCTACACGTCAAAGGTTACCATCACAGAAGACAACGCTGTAGACCTGTTGGAAGGTGCCAGCTTCTTCCAGTTTCAACCGGTCATCAGAGATGCCTGCACAAAGTTCCTGTGTGACACTCTATGCGTCACAAATTGTCTGGAGAGACTGAACGTAGGGAACATGCTGATGAACCACCATCTGGAGAGCACTCCATTGTCGTACGTCATGAAAGAGTTTTCAGCTGCTAGCCAAACACCAGATTTCCTTGATTTGACAAAGGAACTCCTCATCACACTCATCTCATCAGATGACCTTGACGCTCCTGAAGAAACTGTGTTCATGGCGGTGATGAAGTGGATCAACCATGACaccaggaagaggaagaaggagATGAGAGAGCTGATGGAGCTGGTTAGGTTCCCCTGGATGGACAAGATGTACTTCATACAGAAGGTACAGACTGACAAGACCCTGCGTAAGTGCTGCCCGGATATTGTGTCAGAAACACTGAAGTATCAGGCCTACCCAGGGGAGGTACAGTCACCCCGCACCCATCCCCGCCATGCCAGTGGTTTGAGGGAGGCAATAGTGGTCATTGGAGGGACAGAGACATTAGGAAGTGAAGTAGGAAACCGTACTGTTGACAGCAATGACATCTTGATGACTCATTCGTCTACACCGTCAAACACAACCTGGGTTTCTATGACCACAATGAAGACGAGTGATGACTTTGGATTTGCTGTGGCTGTTTTGGGCACAAGTGACATCATGGTGTCTGGTGGTGAGCTTCAGTGCAGGGACGTTTGGCTGTATCAGGCAGGACTTGACTGCTGGTCTAATCTTGCTCCAATGAACACAGCAAGGTGCTGTCACAAGCTGGCAGTGTTGCAAGGCAAAGTCTATGCTATTGGTGGCAGAATTAGCTTGTCACCACGTCGTGTAACAGCAGCTGTAGAAGTCTATGACCGAAGCCTGAACAAGTGGGCTGAAGGTGTTCCACTCCCACAGCCAAGGTTAGACCATGCAGCTGCAGTGTTAGATGGTAACATATATGTGATAGGTGGAATTGGCGCTGACTAA